A single region of the Gracilibacillus caseinilyticus genome encodes:
- a CDS encoding SGNH/GDSL hydrolase family protein — translation MTNLGNRIVFIGDSITEWGKHDDQEGIGTGYVRIIHDYLKVLHPEKDYEIFNKGIGGNRIIDLEERWQEDVINLKPDTVSISIGINDVWRQLDHPELEQVDEEKFEAIYRHLLKQVQEIGVSTIVFMEPTIIEEKVDSVGNQKLKAYAEIVRVLATEFEAVLVPTHQRFIQYLVQSSGYNVTVDGVHMNSAGNLLMAHEWLRAVKISE, via the coding sequence TTGACCAATTTAGGAAACCGCATCGTATTTATTGGTGACAGCATTACGGAATGGGGAAAGCATGACGATCAAGAGGGGATCGGGACAGGGTATGTTCGTATTATTCATGATTACTTAAAAGTACTACACCCTGAGAAGGATTATGAAATTTTTAATAAAGGAATCGGTGGGAATCGCATTATAGATCTGGAAGAACGCTGGCAAGAAGATGTGATTAATCTAAAACCGGACACCGTATCGATTTCAATAGGAATCAATGATGTTTGGCGTCAGCTCGACCATCCGGAATTAGAACAGGTCGACGAAGAAAAATTTGAAGCAATATATCGTCACTTATTAAAGCAAGTACAAGAAATAGGTGTTTCTACTATCGTTTTTATGGAACCGACCATAATTGAAGAAAAGGTGGATTCTGTCGGTAATCAGAAATTAAAAGCCTATGCTGAAATTGTACGGGTGTTAGCAACAGAATTCGAAGCGGTTCTAGTGCCAACACACCAACGTTTTATTCAATATTTAGTCCAAAGTAGCGGCTATAATGTTACCGTTGATGGCGTTCATATGAATAGTGCAGGTAATTTATTGATGGCCCATGAATGGTTACGGGCTGTAAAAATAAGTGAATAG
- a CDS encoding glycoside hydrolase family 113 — protein MKELFVKGMTYGWNTERGAYQTEDAVYSLQKLKETGSEWIALSFFALQDTYSSTNIHFDYSNTMTDRDIQFAVKEAKNLGLKVCLKPVVNCKDRIWRARIGFPEEAAEKWQAWFSSYTYFIKHYAELAKELECEMFCIGCEMINTEGQTASWRKLIRDVRNIYDGPIIYNANHGKEEGVEWFDAVDIIGTSAYYPVAKEPGDSVNNMVEEWEKIAHKLEKLHQTYNKPILFMEIGCRSALGCATMPWDFEHKELPFSEDEQANFYQSVIQVFWDKPWFAGFFWWDWKAKLYPVEEADKDLDFDIFGKKAEKIVKQWYSIAK, from the coding sequence ATGAAGGAGTTATTTGTAAAAGGTATGACTTATGGATGGAATACGGAACGTGGAGCATATCAGACAGAAGATGCTGTTTATTCATTACAGAAATTAAAAGAAACTGGGAGTGAATGGATTGCCTTGTCATTCTTCGCTCTTCAGGATACGTATTCTTCGACTAATATTCACTTTGATTATAGTAATACGATGACAGACAGAGATATTCAATTCGCTGTTAAAGAAGCGAAGAATTTAGGGTTAAAAGTCTGTCTCAAACCCGTGGTTAATTGTAAAGATAGGATTTGGCGGGCGCGAATCGGTTTTCCCGAGGAAGCAGCTGAAAAATGGCAAGCATGGTTTTCGTCGTATACTTATTTCATCAAGCATTATGCGGAATTAGCAAAGGAATTAGAGTGCGAAATGTTCTGTATAGGTTGTGAAATGATTAATACAGAAGGACAAACAGCATCATGGCGTAAGCTTATACGCGATGTTCGAAATATCTATGATGGTCCGATTATTTACAATGCGAATCATGGCAAAGAAGAAGGTGTTGAGTGGTTCGATGCTGTTGATATTATTGGGACGAGTGCATACTACCCGGTTGCGAAAGAGCCTGGTGATTCTGTGAACAATATGGTCGAAGAGTGGGAGAAAATAGCTCACAAGCTGGAAAAATTACATCAAACTTATAACAAACCAATTCTGTTCATGGAGATAGGCTGTAGAAGTGCACTTGGATGTGCGACGATGCCCTGGGATTTTGAACATAAGGAATTACCGTTTAGTGAGGATGAACAAGCTAATTTTTATCAGTCTGTGATTCAAGTATTTTGGGATAAACCCTGGTTTGCAGGATTTTTCTGGTGGGACTGGAAAGCCAAGCTTTATCCGGTCGAAGAAGCAGACAAGGATCTTGATTTTGATATTTTTGGAAAGAAAGCAGAAAAAATTGTGAAACAATGGTATTCTATAGCTAAGTAG
- a CDS encoding beta-mannosidase codes for MKKLNFNQNWEMRTLTDEDTYAVTLPASVMHTLLEANVIDDPFYRDNEEQATEIASRDYLFRKEFDMNSEQLAFQHISFIFHGIDTIAAITLNGQSLLETNNMHRTYEVDIKPYLHEGGNVLEVYLYSPVSYITEMQQKDPLAGVDHAMEGYQHLRKSHSMFGWDWGPKIPDLGIWCDVEIAMWNDNRINDVYITQQHDTNHVQLDVQVTLEKIVSENYHLSTRLTAPDGTTIGQVCNQVKQETSITIPVDNPALWWPAGFGEQSLYQVEVFLEKGHEVIDRQSYTIGLRTIEVKHEEDQWGKSFEFVVNGQPIFMKGANYIPEDNLLPRTSRARTENLLKDSVAANFNMIRVWGGGHYPEDYFYELCDRYGLVVWQDFMFACSVYRLTDSFEHNVRQEAIDQIKRIRHHASLGIWCGNNEVEEAMEHWGWPRRSDWRRDYIKLFEIMLPDLVKQYDPQTFYWSSSPSSTGGFDNPRNPDVGDMHYWQVWHGEKPFTDYRNYFFRFCSEFGFQSFPNMKTIESFTKPEDRNIFSRVMEIHQKNDAANGKILYYLSENFLYPKDFDALIYTSQLLQAEAIKYGVEHWRRNLGRCMGALYWQLNDCWPVASWSSIDYYGRWKALHYFTKKFYDPVLLSIEEGETDADIYITNDRLTEIDCKVEWKLRNNQSEIIEQGHFTANVPASTAQSCQLLDFSEVLTDQRKRNCYLEATLYMDDNYYSHATVIFTKAKHFEFLNPQLATNVSETDQKIQIEVQADAFTKYVELQLPVDAVLSDNYFDLSAKEPKVITIDKSQLEGTLTLDQLKRGLEVRSVYHITHHQ; via the coding sequence ATGAAAAAATTAAATTTCAATCAAAATTGGGAAATGAGAACACTTACTGATGAAGATACTTATGCTGTGACACTACCAGCCTCCGTTATGCATACTTTGCTCGAGGCAAACGTAATAGACGATCCGTTTTATCGAGATAATGAAGAACAAGCTACGGAAATTGCGAGCAGGGATTATCTGTTTCGCAAAGAATTTGACATGAATAGTGAGCAATTAGCGTTTCAGCATATTTCTTTTATTTTTCATGGAATTGATACAATTGCAGCAATTACGCTAAACGGGCAAAGCCTTTTAGAAACTAATAATATGCACCGTACATATGAAGTAGATATCAAACCTTATCTTCATGAAGGCGGAAATGTACTAGAGGTTTATCTATATTCACCCGTATCCTATATAACGGAGATGCAGCAAAAAGATCCATTAGCTGGTGTAGATCATGCGATGGAAGGCTACCAGCATCTACGGAAATCTCATAGTATGTTTGGTTGGGATTGGGGTCCAAAAATTCCTGATTTAGGCATTTGGTGTGATGTGGAAATAGCGATGTGGAATGATAATCGCATCAATGATGTTTACATTACGCAGCAACACGACACAAACCACGTGCAACTTGATGTGCAAGTAACATTAGAAAAGATAGTATCAGAGAATTATCATCTATCAACAAGGTTAACAGCTCCGGATGGAACAACAATTGGCCAAGTCTGTAATCAAGTAAAGCAAGAAACATCTATCACAATACCTGTGGATAATCCAGCTTTATGGTGGCCAGCAGGATTCGGTGAACAGTCATTGTATCAGGTAGAAGTTTTTTTAGAAAAAGGACATGAGGTTATCGATCGACAAAGCTATACGATCGGATTGCGTACGATAGAGGTAAAACATGAAGAAGATCAATGGGGAAAATCATTTGAGTTTGTGGTAAACGGTCAGCCGATTTTTATGAAAGGAGCCAATTATATACCGGAAGATAACCTTTTACCAAGAACATCAAGGGCCAGAACGGAGAATTTACTAAAGGACAGTGTGGCAGCTAATTTTAATATGATTCGTGTCTGGGGTGGTGGACACTATCCAGAGGATTATTTCTATGAATTATGTGACCGCTATGGACTAGTTGTATGGCAGGATTTCATGTTTGCATGCAGTGTATATCGATTAACGGATTCATTTGAACATAATGTTCGTCAAGAAGCGATCGATCAAATCAAACGAATTCGACACCATGCATCTCTTGGAATCTGGTGCGGGAATAATGAAGTGGAAGAAGCAATGGAGCATTGGGGGTGGCCAAGACGATCGGACTGGCGCAGAGATTATATTAAATTATTTGAGATTATGCTGCCAGATCTTGTGAAGCAGTATGATCCACAGACGTTTTACTGGTCTTCTTCGCCATCATCTACAGGAGGCTTCGATAACCCACGCAACCCTGATGTTGGGGATATGCATTATTGGCAAGTGTGGCATGGAGAGAAGCCATTTACGGATTACAGAAATTATTTTTTCCGTTTTTGTTCTGAATTTGGCTTTCAGTCCTTTCCGAATATGAAAACGATAGAGTCCTTTACCAAACCGGAAGATCGGAATATATTCTCCAGAGTGATGGAAATACATCAGAAAAACGACGCTGCCAATGGTAAGATTTTGTACTATTTATCAGAAAATTTTCTGTATCCAAAAGACTTTGATGCATTAATTTATACATCACAACTCCTGCAAGCGGAAGCGATAAAATACGGGGTGGAGCATTGGCGACGTAATTTAGGACGCTGTATGGGAGCACTCTATTGGCAATTAAACGATTGCTGGCCAGTGGCCTCGTGGTCAAGTATTGATTATTACGGAAGGTGGAAAGCATTGCATTATTTCACAAAAAAATTCTACGATCCTGTATTGCTCTCAATCGAAGAAGGGGAAACGGACGCTGATATATATATTACGAACGATCGTTTGACAGAGATAGATTGCAAGGTTGAATGGAAACTTCGAAACAATCAATCAGAAATTATCGAGCAAGGTCACTTCACTGCGAATGTTCCGGCCTCAACCGCTCAATCGTGTCAGTTACTGGATTTTTCAGAAGTGTTAACGGATCAACGGAAGCGTAATTGTTATTTAGAGGCAACACTTTATATGGATGATAACTATTACAGTCATGCAACGGTGATCTTTACCAAAGCAAAGCATTTTGAATTTTTAAATCCTCAATTAGCAACAAATGTGAGTGAAACAGATCAGAAGATTCAGATTGAAGTACAAGCAGATGCGTTCACGAAATACGTTGAACTACAATTACCGGTTGATGCAGTGCTTTCTGATAATTATTTCGATTTGTCTGCAAAGGAACCAAAGGTCATTACAATCGATAAGTCGCAGTTAGAAGGGACATTAACGCTTGATCAATTGAAGCGAGGACTTGAGGTTCGCAGCGTTTATCATATTACGCATCATCAATAA
- a CDS encoding glycoside hydrolase family 113 translates to MEYIKGFTFGWGAKRGDFTKAEAKESLKLMKERTASDYVIFALAATQETAFSTEVIYDGEHMVTDQELEDMIDYARSLDLKIMIKPTVNPADGIWRAHINFFDIDVPCEPKWRDWFRSYTDYQLHYAKIATKKNAEMFIVGCEMVQTERREQEWRQLIREVKEVYSGLITYNTDKYQEGNVSWWDEVDVISSSGYYPLGDWDNQLDRIEKIIKPFNKPFFFAEAGCPSRTGSAQVPNDWSMDGEINFEEQKAFYQDMFDKTAKRDWVLGFGLWDWKAILYPESEADKDGDYAIYGKPAENVIKNFYLSN, encoded by the coding sequence ATGGAATACATCAAAGGCTTTACGTTTGGCTGGGGGGCAAAACGTGGCGACTTTACAAAAGCAGAAGCAAAAGAATCATTAAAATTGATGAAGGAACGAACCGCTAGTGATTATGTAATATTTGCGTTAGCAGCAACACAAGAAACTGCTTTTTCGACAGAAGTGATTTATGACGGAGAACATATGGTAACCGATCAAGAATTAGAAGATATGATCGATTATGCAAGATCACTAGACTTGAAGATTATGATAAAACCAACGGTAAATCCTGCAGACGGCATTTGGCGTGCACATATTAATTTCTTTGATATTGATGTCCCTTGTGAACCGAAATGGCGTGATTGGTTCAGAAGCTATACAGACTATCAATTACATTATGCCAAGATCGCTACCAAGAAGAATGCTGAAATGTTCATTGTTGGTTGTGAAATGGTACAAACAGAAAGAAGAGAACAAGAGTGGCGTCAGTTGATTCGTGAGGTAAAGGAAGTATATAGCGGTCTGATCACATATAATACCGATAAATACCAAGAAGGAAATGTCAGCTGGTGGGATGAGGTAGATGTGATATCATCAAGTGGCTATTATCCATTGGGTGATTGGGATAATCAATTGGATCGTATTGAAAAAATTATCAAGCCATTTAACAAACCATTCTTTTTTGCAGAAGCAGGATGTCCAAGCAGAACGGGATCTGCACAAGTGCCAAATGATTGGTCCATGGATGGTGAAATAAATTTCGAAGAGCAAAAAGCTTTTTATCAGGATATGTTTGATAAAACAGCAAAAAGGGACTGGGTACTTGGATTCGGATTATGGGATTGGAAAGCCATCCTTTATCCAGAATCTGAGGCAGACAAAGATGGTGATTATGCCATCTATGGTAAACCAGCTGAAAATGTAATAAAAAACTTTTATCTATCTAACTAA
- a CDS encoding carbohydrate ABC transporter permease: protein MNGKHLAGNFIKYASLILGALAAILPILIVLFASFKTGAEYTSTGPLTPPEDWTNFENFKRAFVEGNMMTGFKNTVIILLVSIVGTTLVGSMVAFVLDRFKFRGSKLILGAFLLATLIPAVTTQVATFQIVNSLGLFNTIWAAIILYLGTDIIAIYIFLQFMSSISVSLDESAMLDGASYFTIYRKIILPLLTPAIVTVIIVKGINVYNDFYTPFLYMPKTDLQVISTALFKFKGPYGSEWEVICAGIMLAIIPTFIAFISLQKYIYNGLTSGSVK from the coding sequence ATGAATGGTAAACATCTTGCAGGTAATTTCATAAAATATGCGTCGTTAATTTTAGGTGCACTTGCTGCTATTTTACCAATCTTGATTGTATTATTTGCATCTTTCAAAACAGGAGCTGAATATACAAGTACTGGACCATTAACCCCTCCAGAAGATTGGACAAATTTTGAAAACTTCAAAAGAGCATTCGTTGAAGGAAACATGATGACTGGATTTAAAAACACAGTAATTATTTTACTAGTTTCCATTGTTGGTACAACACTTGTTGGTTCTATGGTTGCTTTTGTATTAGACCGTTTTAAATTTAGGGGTAGCAAATTAATATTAGGCGCCTTTTTATTAGCGACATTGATTCCTGCTGTAACAACTCAGGTTGCAACATTCCAGATTGTTAATTCACTAGGTTTATTTAATACGATATGGGCAGCAATTATTTTGTATCTCGGTACAGATATTATTGCCATCTATATTTTCTTGCAGTTTATGAGTTCTATATCCGTTTCACTGGATGAATCAGCAATGCTTGATGGGGCGTCTTATTTTACAATCTACCGAAAAATTATATTGCCGTTATTAACACCAGCAATTGTAACGGTAATTATTGTAAAAGGCATCAACGTTTATAACGATTTCTATACACCGTTTCTATATATGCCTAAGACAGATCTGCAAGTAATATCCACCGCATTGTTTAAATTCAAAGGTCCATATGGCTCTGAATGGGAAGTTATTTGTGCAGGTATTATGCTTGCAATTATACCGACATTTATAGCGTTTATTTCCTTGCAGAAATATATCTATAATGGACTAACTTCAGGATCGGTTAAATAA
- a CDS encoding carbohydrate ABC transporter permease: protein MFSKLSYKSQRNIIIVAFLIVPLTLLGTFSFLPVANMFWYSLTEWNGFSDKEFIGLENYKTVFTDPEYFRVFTVSLYYFFGTFLQMSLALYFATILSFKVRMKNFFKGVIFFPYLLNGVAIGFMFLLFFQPDGGLDTILGLVGLGDFTTHWLGNPDVINISLAGTSVWRYMGFNFIIFLGAISSIPNDVYEASEIDGANRWHQFRYIILPSIKIIVSLNLILAISGALSAFEIPYIMTGGSNGSATFVIQTVDTAFKYGKIGLASAMAVILLFIVIIVTAVQRKFFSEDD, encoded by the coding sequence TTGTTCTCAAAATTAAGTTATAAATCACAACGCAATATTATTATTGTTGCTTTTCTTATCGTTCCATTAACGTTGTTAGGCACATTTAGCTTTTTACCAGTGGCCAATATGTTTTGGTACAGTTTAACTGAATGGAATGGATTTAGTGATAAAGAATTTATAGGTTTAGAGAATTATAAAACAGTATTTACCGATCCGGAGTATTTTCGAGTATTTACTGTCAGTTTGTATTATTTCTTTGGGACCTTTTTGCAAATGAGCTTAGCCTTATATTTTGCAACTATTTTAAGTTTTAAAGTACGAATGAAAAACTTTTTTAAAGGAGTTATCTTTTTCCCGTATTTATTAAACGGGGTTGCGATCGGGTTTATGTTTCTATTATTCTTCCAGCCTGATGGTGGACTGGATACCATTCTTGGATTGGTTGGATTAGGAGATTTCACAACACACTGGTTAGGGAATCCGGATGTTATTAATATTTCATTAGCAGGTACATCTGTATGGAGATATATGGGCTTCAATTTCATCATATTCCTTGGTGCCATTTCTTCGATTCCAAACGATGTCTATGAAGCTTCTGAAATTGACGGTGCGAACAGATGGCATCAATTCCGGTATATTATTTTACCAAGTATTAAAATTATTGTTTCGCTAAACTTAATTTTAGCGATCAGTGGTGCTTTAAGTGCTTTCGAAATCCCTTATATTATGACAGGTGGTTCCAATGGAAGTGCAACGTTTGTTATTCAAACGGTAGATACAGCATTTAAATATGGAAAAATTGGTTTAGCATCGGCAATGGCTGTTATTTTGTTATTTATCGTCATTATTGTAACAGCTGTACAACGAAAATTCTTCTCGGAGGACGATTAA
- a CDS encoding ABC transporter substrate-binding protein, translating into MLKLNQKLLVFFASMLVIVVIAGCSSDSEEGSGEGSDQPTYETWKEKDPEEIEGDLTVITHRTDIVDTVYQEYAKQFNEIYPNVNVNFEALTDYGGEIMPRMNTEDYGDVQYIPVQVPIEDIPNFFEPMGTLEDMQEKYLGVEERQVDGTVYGIPIALTYTGVIYNKAVFEEAGITELPKTQDEFIVALEKVKENTNAVPLYTNYAAGWPLTQWEGAVTTTAGNVDYYNVDMLDDPTPFDQGDPHYEHYSLMYEVAEKGLIEEDPLTTDWEASKVRMNNGEIATMVLGSWALEQIQGAGENADDIGMMAFPTDAEETIFSLGADLNISINKNSENKDAAFAWVDWFIHDSGYSVEQAGGISASKDIPLPDALTTAQEEGAQFEMLTPAPDDKQGLLDEVDKESEVGLWLEPNKKIIIEAAIGNRDETYDDIMKSWNEDWSAAYEEIVGE; encoded by the coding sequence ATGCTTAAGCTTAACCAAAAGTTGTTAGTGTTTTTTGCATCAATGTTAGTTATCGTCGTAATTGCTGGTTGTTCTTCTGATTCAGAGGAAGGTTCCGGAGAAGGGTCTGACCAGCCAACATACGAAACATGGAAAGAGAAAGATCCGGAAGAGATTGAAGGAGACCTTACTGTAATCACGCACAGAACGGATATTGTCGATACTGTTTATCAAGAATATGCGAAACAGTTTAATGAAATTTATCCGAATGTAAATGTGAATTTTGAAGCATTAACAGATTACGGTGGAGAAATTATGCCTCGTATGAATACGGAAGATTATGGGGATGTGCAATACATACCTGTACAAGTTCCTATCGAAGATATCCCGAATTTCTTTGAGCCAATGGGTACGTTAGAAGATATGCAAGAAAAGTATTTAGGTGTAGAAGAGCGTCAAGTTGATGGAACCGTTTATGGTATTCCGATTGCTTTAACGTATACAGGCGTTATTTATAATAAAGCAGTATTTGAAGAAGCAGGAATTACAGAGCTTCCTAAAACACAAGATGAATTCATCGTTGCGTTAGAAAAAGTTAAAGAAAACACCAATGCAGTGCCTTTGTATACAAATTATGCAGCCGGTTGGCCATTAACTCAGTGGGAAGGTGCTGTTACCACTACTGCAGGTAATGTTGATTATTACAATGTCGATATGTTAGATGATCCAACACCATTTGATCAAGGCGATCCGCATTATGAACATTATAGTTTAATGTATGAAGTAGCGGAGAAAGGACTTATTGAAGAAGACCCCCTTACTACTGATTGGGAAGCTTCTAAAGTAAGAATGAATAACGGTGAAATCGCCACCATGGTATTAGGTTCATGGGCACTTGAACAAATTCAAGGTGCAGGAGAAAATGCAGATGATATCGGAATGATGGCATTCCCTACAGATGCAGAGGAAACTATCTTCTCTCTAGGTGCAGATTTAAATATCTCTATTAATAAAAACAGTGAAAATAAAGATGCTGCTTTTGCTTGGGTAGACTGGTTCATTCATGATTCAGGTTATTCTGTAGAACAAGCGGGCGGAATCAGTGCATCGAAGGATATTCCATTACCAGATGCATTAACGACAGCGCAAGAGGAAGGTGCACAATTCGAAATGCTAACACCAGCGCCAGACGATAAACAAGGATTACTAGATGAAGTAGACAAAGAATCAGAAGTTGGTCTCTGGTTAGAACCAAACAAAAAAATCATTATTGAGGCAGCTATTGGAAATCGAGATGAAACTTATGATGATATTATGAAAAGCTGGAACGAAGATTGGTCAGCAGCCTACGAAGAAATAGTGGGTGAATAA
- a CDS encoding substrate-binding domain-containing protein yields the protein MKVNVTMKDIAERLDVSSVTVSKALNDKEGVSDELKEKIKTLADEMGYRYNAVAKSMKDGRSYNICVIIPERYTGMSQSFYLKVYQSIAQHLEEYGYYAIIHIMTDDDEDQLKLPRIYHEQRVDGFVLLGQPKTDYINHMKKLGMPLIFLDFYDENSNVDAVITDNFNGAYEITNYLIKQGHRDIAYVGNLFSTSSIQDRFLGYYKSLLEHKIQLNQDYVISDRNERGAFISFDLPEVMPTAFVCNCDQVAHLLMERLRHDGYKVPEDCSVVGFDNDIYATLTTPNLTTVEVDVEEMAKNAVKFICEKMEDPTNSFGRLAVKGKIIYRDSVNEKK from the coding sequence ATGAAAGTGAATGTCACGATGAAAGATATTGCTGAACGCTTGGATGTAAGTAGTGTAACGGTGTCGAAAGCGTTAAATGATAAGGAAGGCGTCAGTGATGAACTAAAAGAGAAAATAAAAACATTAGCAGATGAGATGGGTTACCGTTACAATGCAGTAGCAAAATCAATGAAGGATGGGAGATCTTATAATATATGCGTGATTATTCCTGAACGATATACGGGAATGTCGCAATCCTTCTATCTAAAAGTATATCAATCAATCGCACAGCATCTTGAGGAATATGGGTATTATGCGATCATCCATATTATGACGGACGATGATGAAGACCAGTTGAAACTGCCACGTATTTATCATGAACAACGAGTAGATGGGTTTGTTTTGTTAGGACAGCCTAAGACAGACTATATTAATCATATGAAAAAGTTAGGTATGCCGTTGATATTTTTGGATTTTTACGACGAAAACAGTAATGTCGATGCAGTTATTACCGATAACTTTAATGGTGCTTATGAAATAACGAATTATTTAATTAAACAAGGGCATCGGGATATAGCATATGTAGGAAATCTTTTTTCAACTAGCAGTATACAGGATCGGTTTTTAGGTTATTATAAATCGCTATTAGAGCATAAAATCCAGTTAAATCAAGACTATGTTATCAGTGATCGCAATGAACGTGGAGCATTTATCTCATTTGATTTACCGGAAGTGATGCCAACAGCTTTTGTTTGTAATTGTGATCAAGTTGCGCATTTGTTAATGGAACGCTTGCGTCATGATGGTTATAAAGTGCCGGAGGATTGTTCGGTTGTCGGATTTGATAATGATATTTATGCTACGTTAACTACGCCGAATTTGACCACGGTAGAAGTAGATGTCGAAGAGATGGCTAAAAATGCAGTTAAATTCATTTGTGAGAAAATGGAGGATCCGACCAATTCGTTCGGAAGATTGGCGGTTAAGGGGAAAATTATTTATCGAGATTCTGTAAATGAAAAAAAGTAA
- a CDS encoding glycoside hydrolase family 130 protein codes for MIHEKYFSLLEEQHKLINQKNHPDSHFYNGVYTKYQQPVLTRHHVPLHWRFDLNKETNPFFMERLGVNATFNPGAIYHQGQYYMVVRLEGVDRKSIFALEVSDNGVDQFSFVDSPLVWEDIDPEETNVYDMRLVKHEDGWIYGIYCSESKDPNAGEFDTSSAVAQAGLVRTKDLKDWERLPNIQTPSPQQRNVVLHPEFVDGQYAFYTRPQDGFISTGSGGGIAFGLTKDINNPVIEEEKVIHGKKYHTIYEVKNGQGPAPIKTDKGWIHIAHGVRNTAAGLRYVLYTFATSLEDPTKLIALPGGHFIAPYDEERVGDVSNVIFCNGVTVDENNDVFIYYASSDTRIHVATTTIDRLIDYTFHTPEDQYRSLENAQQRKDLILQNKALLEE; via the coding sequence ATGATTCATGAGAAATATTTTTCATTGCTGGAAGAACAACATAAATTAATTAATCAAAAAAATCATCCAGATTCACATTTTTATAATGGTGTGTATACAAAATATCAACAACCGGTATTAACTCGTCATCATGTACCATTACATTGGCGGTTTGACCTGAATAAAGAAACCAATCCATTTTTTATGGAGCGGTTAGGTGTGAATGCAACATTTAATCCTGGTGCTATTTATCATCAAGGTCAGTATTATATGGTCGTTCGTCTTGAAGGAGTAGATCGTAAATCAATTTTTGCCTTAGAGGTAAGTGATAATGGTGTCGATCAATTTTCGTTTGTCGATAGTCCGCTCGTTTGGGAAGATATCGATCCTGAAGAAACAAACGTTTATGACATGAGGTTAGTAAAGCATGAGGATGGTTGGATATATGGAATCTATTGCTCAGAAAGTAAAGATCCGAATGCTGGTGAGTTTGATACGTCCAGTGCAGTAGCGCAGGCGGGACTTGTCAGGACAAAGGATTTGAAGGATTGGGAAAGACTCCCGAATATTCAGACTCCTTCTCCTCAGCAACGTAATGTCGTGTTACATCCTGAATTTGTTGACGGGCAATATGCTTTTTATACTCGTCCTCAAGACGGTTTTATATCAACAGGTTCTGGTGGTGGTATTGCATTCGGTTTAACCAAAGATATCAACAATCCTGTTATTGAGGAAGAGAAAGTGATCCATGGTAAGAAATATCATACGATATATGAAGTGAAAAATGGGCAAGGACCAGCACCTATCAAAACAGATAAAGGATGGATTCATATTGCACATGGAGTACGCAATACAGCAGCTGGTTTGCGTTATGTATTGTATACCTTTGCGACTAGTTTAGAAGATCCGACCAAATTAATTGCTCTTCCCGGCGGACATTTTATTGCGCCATATGATGAGGAGAGAGTTGGGGATGTATCCAATGTTATCTTCTGTAACGGCGTGACCGTAGATGAAAATAATGATGTATTTATCTATTATGCATCAAGTGATACAAGAATTCATGTTGCCACGACAACGATTGATCGATTGATAGATTATACGTTCCATACGCCGGAGGATCAATATCGTTCGTTAGAAAATGCGCAGCAAAGAAAAGATTTAATACTACAGAATAAGGCATTGTTAGAGGAATAG